tcgtgtacacgggtaattttgaatggaatgcaaagaaggatgtttcgtaggattttacgcaccgtgctcacgggtacgtccaatgttcgggcagttctccgtgcacttcacgtttgtacaccaccactcgtctcctcctgcactgttgTAGCCGTTGTTACCATTGACGTCTAATCAATTCGTTTCctgcctctaccaggttgcacaccaagagaacccgtcttttcgaatttccttatcattttctccagacccacggcagtcatcggaccaacgcctttttcaaacctttcagtgtccggaacttctgcagagcgacgtgtgcacagtcatcattcctgTAATTCAGCTCTACAAGcacagcgcgatcctgcattgagacagtcatggggaacgtcgcagacgcggaaggaggaaaagccgtgtacccggcgagtTTACACAAACTTCAATGGATCGGGCgcatgttttcatttacgtattctgactcatacagcgccatctattgatcaagttttaaactatttttttttcttctaccatacgtgTTCTCCCTTATCagataacattccgttgcaatttgacgtcattcagacCAGTGGCGTTGTTTATACAGCGTTTAGGAAGTTtacttataattaaagttaaacctgCATGTAAAGCTCTGTCTTCAATCTTGCTAATCAAGATTGTATCGGTATTTTCATCTATTATACATAAACATGTCCGAAATAATCACTTCAGTAGTGGCAAGCTTATTCGTTTCAGTAAGATGTTATTTTATATTGAAGTTCTAATGTTTTCTCAGTTCCCAGTATGCGGTAAGATTACAGATGCTGACTACGGTGTGGTTTCAtactcataataaaataataggcaATAAAACTGCAGTTGTTTCTGTTATTAAGTAATGGTAAATACAGTTCTTCTTGACGTATCAGCGCCTGtctgttttgtgacggccttcgtagcgacaacgcttcgctgtagaaacggcctacgaagtcaccgccacacttttaatagcgggccgaccggtccgctggaacagtgaacagaaaaatgaaaacccaaacactcggattaaatgaaagtcggtacttatctttattaacgacgatgcagaacacagtggtgaacatggtctacagaaatctgtctagttcgagtcggagcggcttggtcagcgtcggctgacgacaaacaacaactctgctgcgatgaacacacaactgactagcaggtacacaattcggtggcgagtatacaactgagcggcgaatccagaactgccctagcgctcgcgactccagcgcttaagaagccagaagccagcagtggcgcgcgcagacttgcggcgatttcctgtatcgctggcgctgcttatgcggacggcgtccggactttggtgctgccaaactttttggcagcgggctcgattggcattactggctaggatataacactcctccccccaaatcgccgcaccgtcgtggaataatgacgtggcgagcgtcgacggcgggggaggggtctggccgcagacgtagcagaagagaccggggcggagactgttgtcggtggcagtccccggtccgcaccccagcattggctgcgcggggcctcgggaaacaccgactgaaaaccgaggtcagggtgcacgcctgtgaccacgggcgcagcttctggtactggacgcgacggggcgtcgggacccacgaagagaggcagcgtctcctgacgctgcgtcgacggctgctgagtgggcgccggacaaggcgctgcagtGTCAGACTCCtcgggggtgcccaaggaaagcggctgcaggacaggctgcacagccaccgcttgggaaggcggcccggctgaggggtcgacgtccatcagctccgaaggcggtggcgactgaagagggaccgcaggcgccggagcgaccacctggggcgctcccggacgaagctgcgcgggaggcatcaacgggacgggctgtcggcgtggtagcggcgacggctgctgctgctgctgctgctgccctgggggcggcagcgaagtctgaaggcgcggctggaacccaccgcggaccaaatctgtggacaaagaacgagcggcagaatccgggcggccagcgcggcgcaactggttctgatgcctcctgtgcaacccagtagcaccttgaacagtataaaaaccgcgaccctggacacttatcacggtaccacgttcccaacgacggcgaccgtgataaactctgaaaaaaacggcgtcgttgcgctgaaaacgcgtgcgatgctcagaagcggcgggtcgatccggggggtgcaacaaccgtagtagggtgcgatgacgacggccgtggagaagctccgcaggcgaagggccgtcgcgtggcgtggtccggtacgacgacaggaacgtgatgagggcctgctgacgagagtgcgtagcacgaaggcggtccatatgatccttgaatgtgcgtacaaaacgttccgctgcaccattcgattgagggtggaacggcggagtaagaacatggcgaatgccattggcagaacaaaaactttcaaattcagcagaggtaaattgtggaccattgtcagacactaaaacttctggaagaccctcaatacaaaaaattgaagtcaacgcctgtatagtttgtgcagacgttgtagactgcatgggctcaacaaacggaaaattactaaatgcatctatcacgatgagccaacgagaatgccaatatggaccagcgaaatcaatatgtactcgctgccagggaccggcagggtgtgcccactcaaaatagcgttgaggcggagcagcttggtgttcggcacacgtcgaacaatctgtagacatctgcgtaatctgcttatcaatgccgatccatgtacaatgactgcgggcaagctgcttggtgcggaccactccccaatgaccttgatgcaacaagtcgaggaccttggattggagcacgtcgggaaccactacacgaagctggtcattctcggtgcgtaacagcaaaactccgtgcgaaacggacaacagatgacgttgcggataatagcgacgaaccacaggatccgatatgtcctttgccttggacggccaaccacgttgaacaaaacgtaatagtaaactcagatgaggatccgtagctgtctcacgtgccacctgacgataatcaatcggaaaatcccggagggattgatgctcatcgtcgtcaatctgatggcaagagtcgtcagaggaatcgaagacatccgcagcaatcggcaatcgagaaagcgcgtcagcgtttgcatgctgagctgtagggcgatacagtatctcatactggtattgttataacaaaagagcccaacgttgtagtctctgagctgtccgctgaggaactggtttagacggatgaaacagtgacgtcaggggcttgtgatctgttactaaatagaatggtctaccatagaggtagtgatggaattttgtgacaccgaacacaatagccaacgcttccttgtccaattggctacaattacactgagctttgtttagcaatttagatgcgaacgcaataggacgttcggtgttaccgactcggtgagacaacacagcaccgaggccgaaagaagaggcatcacaagctaacaccagaggcttgttagggtcgtaatggaccagacaacgatcattcaataaagcctctttaagctgctgaaaggctgattggcaatcagctgaccacacaaacggaacattcttacggcggagacgatgcaacggtgcagcaatctgtgatgcattaggtataaacctaatataatatgtcgatttgccaagaactgcttgcaattcatgcagattgcgaggggcgggcaaatcacgaatagctgctaaatgtgactgggagggatgaatgccttgagcattaataacatgtcccagatactccaactgtggtgtcaccgctagacaccacacttgctaggtggtaacttaaatcggccgcggtcctgtagtacatgtcggacccgcgtgtcgccactgtgtaatcgctaacctagcgccaccacatggcaggtcacaagacacggacatgacctcgccccagttgtacggacgacattgcttgcgaccagacgtacgaagctttcctctcatttgccgagagacagatagaatagccttcagcttagtccatagctacgacctagcaaggcgccatttgtatcagtgcttatagcttcctaatattcaagagagatgtattccaacaagagaataaagttaagtattataacactacgtacttttctttagtgcattaataagtctcctgttccagtacttcaagcccgtctgcgttagtttagcgtgcacctagctacctcattgtgtctagactgtctgaactagacacaacattatttggcgacgagtaaaagagtttgtattgattcgtttgtgtcatggcttcgccacaatctccagatgtactgtccgaattttttcgcttgcagaatcagcagacgcaggcgttattggaagccctaggacagctcgtccagggtcaacgtgcgctgcaaaccgatgcggcagccgccgcttcatcgctaccgcagtcacacaacgctgtcgcaccgccatttaggccctttgaggccgagtgcgaaacctggactgagtgggccagccagttcaactttcatctcgcagcctacagaattcaaggtaaagagcggcagccgtttttgctttcttgtgtcggtgtgtctacctaccgtgtgattgtgaaattgtttccccgacgcgacgtagcaactctgtcctacgaagaaattttgtctgctttagatgcctattccaaagaaacagtcaatgtagttgcaaaacggtatacattctttcgtacaaaacgtacggccggtcagactaatagggagtgggttgcaactttgcaaggacttactagggactgtgcatttgaatgtgactgtggacttccttattcagatacaatggtgcgtgatgcaatagcacagaacatgtctgatgttcgcataagggaacagattttgaaactagtaaatccctcccttcaacaagtgatagacatattggataggcaagacacacttgactttgctcaggaatcatttgaaacttcgccagcagtgtgtcgcattcaccggcccgccgggcccgctgcacgggacgctacacggccctcgcgcccgtccgcacagcagcggcagcctagctcgcaaacacgtgcgccgcgtacgcaagcaactgcagtgaaatcatgcccgaggtgtgcaactagacattcgcgtggaaattgcccgtcacgccaagctatttgcttttactgtcaaaagaaaggacatgttcaaagtgtttgccagaaaaagcttcgatcagacaatcacgcaaattccaggccttttgcttcgcgccggaatcgaacccaggacaatcgggctcgtggaccttcacccatggacattcatgcagttcattcccacccgtccagtgacactttagctaacagtgactgtgttcgtcccacccaaagtgtgcgtcgacgtcgccggaattcccgtaaagtcgcaagtgcttctgtacctgtatcagttcaaattgcacgtgacagtcgctcttgtcgtcaacaggacaataaactttttgtgtacttagactttgaaggcaaagtgatccccttccagctcgataccggagctgcagtttcattgctcaatcacgacacgtacaaacaactgggcgccccgccgttgcgtgccgcaaatgttaagttaactagttactcaggacagccgatccctgtgttaggacagtgcagccttattgcaacatacaggggacaaacaaaacttgtgtcattttatgttcttcgttcttctactgcagtgaacttgtttggtttagatttgtttcaattgtttaatttgtctatagtaaatcaggtcctatcagtgaatcagactgtgccttccgccagtgtttctagtctttgtgcagaatttgcagacatttttgcaccgggccttggttgcgctaagaactatgaagcacatttggaattgaaagacaacgcgcaaccgaaatttttcagagcgcgcaatgttccccacgcattgcgtgatgaggtcgcaagaacattgcacgatttagaatctcaaggtgtaattgaacgtgtgcaggcttctctctgggcctcacccttagtaattttgccaaaaccttccggaaaactgagactttgtgtggacttcaaggcaactgtgaatcctcaacttgtgactgctacttttcctttgccccgcccggaagatctttttgaccaactgtgcccgggaaaatatttttcaaaattggacctcgcagatgcgtacttgcaaatacctgtggacgaagaatcccagcgcgtcttggtggtaaacacgcatcttggcttgtatcgcttcaaaagactgccattcgggtgtgcctccgcacctgctttgtttcagcaatatttacaaactatttgtgcgtcggtccctactgctgcgaactatctggacgatattgtgatctcaggacagacag
This Schistocerca nitens isolate TAMUIC-IGC-003100 chromosome 1, iqSchNite1.1, whole genome shotgun sequence DNA region includes the following protein-coding sequences:
- the LOC126233554 gene encoding uncharacterized protein LOC126233554 — protein: MRVVTSFVTRGCRGAVPCTAEGSTREVRGICSPREDELQTMRRDLEDTNWRKMAPLFMRPEDQERTRRRPARWVAPTDHTPPLSAPTSIIDVELSRAKLLVLDATGRRDPRREAASPDAASTAAEWAPDKALQCQTPRGCPRKAAAGQAAQPPLGKAARLRGRRPSAPKAVATEEGPQAPERPPGALPDEAAREASTGRAVGVVAATAAAAAAAALGAAAKSEGAAGTHRGPNLWTKNERQNPGGQRGATGSDASCATQ